The Pseudomonas sp. FP2309 genomic sequence GCATTTGGCGACAACCCCACAGCTGCGGCCGATGCCTTGGCGGGCGACGGCGCCGCCGGCTCTGCCCTGCCGCCCGGGACTTATCCAAGCAGCCCTTCCGACCGGGACAAAAAAACCCAGGAAAGCGACCAGCAGCAGACGGACAAAACGTCCAAACCTGCGGACTCCGATTCCGACACGAAACCACCCAGAAAACCGCGTTCAGGCAGCTGACGGCTCATCGGCGCTCGGTGGCTCGGGGGCAAGGCCCCAGTCGCCGTGTTCGTACCAGTCATCACCGAGCATCTCGGCGGGGTGCATGGTGCGGTCGGCGCCGTTGCCGCAGGCCAGGTCGCTGGCGCCGCAGTAGCGATCACAGCCCCAGCAGATGCGTTCGGGGTGCTTGGGGTGCAGGGGGAAAGGCTTGGCCATGGGCGGGATCCTTGCCGGTGGGCGATAGCCACACCCTACGTCCGGTGGCGGCTGGTGGGCTTGATTGATGTCAATTGGGTCCGTTCTTACAGCTGGGGCCCCGAACACAGGGGTTGGTTCAGGATGGGGTGTCGATGGTAGGACAGAGTACATATCCGTTGCTGCAGCAACGGATATGTACTCAATACTCAGTTC encodes the following:
- a CDS encoding DUF3079 domain-containing protein, which produces MAKPFPLHPKHPERICWGCDRYCGASDLACGNGADRTMHPAEMLGDDWYEHGDWGLAPEPPSADEPSAA